One segment of Natranaeroarchaeum aerophilus DNA contains the following:
- a CDS encoding single-stranded-DNA-specific exonuclease RecJ, which produces MDAPIPELAERAAECAQRLRDADGVVLASHIDADGLTSAAIAASALERAGIPFETVFSKQLDEGEIAGIANMDRDIVLFTDFGSGQLDIIAAHEQAGDFTPVIADHHQPADAETAYHLNPLLFGINGASELSGAGASYVLARALEPDDGDNRDLAALAIVGAVGDMQASGGELVGANRSIVEEGVAAGVLDEGTDLSLYGKQTRPLPKLIEYSTDVYIPGISNDERGAMGFLDDLDLNLKADGDWRRWVDLTDDERQIVASALVQRAVSRGVPADKIDGLVGTTYSLTAEPEGTELRDASEFSTLLNATARYERADVGLAVCLGDRGDALDRARQLLRDHRRNLSEGIEWVTSEGVTREEHVQWFHAEDRIRETIVGIVAGMAVGADGVDRGTPIIAFAHKNDEEVKVSSRGTHSLVREGLDLSAVMGEASRAVGGDGGGHDVAAGATVPAGTEAEFIELADEIVGQQLS; this is translated from the coding sequence ATGGACGCTCCGATTCCAGAACTCGCCGAGCGCGCCGCCGAGTGTGCCCAGCGACTGCGCGACGCAGACGGCGTCGTCCTCGCCTCCCACATCGACGCGGACGGCCTTACCAGTGCCGCCATCGCAGCGAGCGCGCTCGAACGTGCCGGTATCCCCTTCGAGACGGTGTTCAGCAAACAGCTCGATGAGGGCGAGATCGCAGGAATCGCGAACATGGATCGGGACATCGTCCTCTTCACTGACTTCGGGAGCGGACAGCTCGATATCATCGCAGCACACGAGCAGGCGGGCGATTTTACGCCGGTGATCGCGGACCACCACCAGCCTGCCGACGCCGAGACGGCGTACCACCTGAACCCGCTGCTGTTCGGGATCAACGGCGCGTCCGAACTCTCGGGTGCGGGCGCGAGCTACGTCCTCGCCAGGGCGCTCGAACCAGACGACGGCGACAACCGTGATCTCGCCGCGCTCGCCATCGTCGGCGCGGTCGGCGACATGCAGGCCAGTGGGGGCGAGCTCGTCGGCGCAAACCGAAGCATCGTCGAGGAAGGGGTTGCGGCTGGCGTGCTCGACGAGGGTACCGACCTCTCGCTGTACGGCAAACAGACCCGCCCGCTCCCCAAACTCATAGAGTACTCGACAGATGTCTATATCCCCGGCATTAGCAACGACGAGCGCGGCGCGATGGGCTTTCTCGACGATCTCGACCTCAATCTCAAAGCCGACGGCGACTGGCGGCGGTGGGTCGACCTGACCGACGACGAACGCCAGATCGTCGCCAGTGCGCTCGTCCAGCGCGCAGTATCGAGAGGCGTCCCGGCGGACAAGATCGACGGCCTCGTCGGCACGACCTACTCGCTCACTGCGGAACCGGAAGGAACCGAACTACGGGACGCAAGCGAGTTCTCTACGCTGCTGAACGCGACCGCCCGCTACGAGCGCGCGGACGTGGGCCTCGCCGTCTGTCTCGGGGATCGTGGGGACGCGCTCGACCGGGCACGTCAGCTTCTGCGAGATCACCGGCGAAACCTCTCGGAGGGGATCGAGTGGGTCACCTCGGAAGGCGTCACGCGTGAGGAGCACGTCCAGTGGTTCCACGCCGAGGACCGCATTCGCGAGACGATCGTCGGCATCGTCGCCGGGATGGCGGTTGGTGCTGACGGCGTCGACCGCGGCACGCCGATCATCGCCTTTGCACATAAAAACGACGAGGAGGTGAAAGTCTCGTCGAGGGGCACGCACTCGCTCGTCCGGGAGGGACTCGATCTCTCGGCGGTGATGGGTGAGGCCTCACGTGCAGTTGGTGGCGATGGTGGCGGACACGACGTCGCCGCGGGGGCGACCGTCCCGGCAGGGACCGAAGCGGAGTTTATTGAGCTGGCTGACGAGATCGTCGGCCAGCAACTCTCCTGA
- a CDS encoding YgaP family membrane protein has protein sequence MFEKNVGGTDRTVRFVGGAVLLLAGVVALSHRSKQNGLGALLFGAGLLASALTQRCTVNKLLGIDTCPAE, from the coding sequence ATGTTCGAGAAGAACGTCGGCGGTACCGACCGCACAGTCCGGTTCGTCGGTGGAGCCGTGCTGTTACTCGCTGGGGTCGTAGCACTCTCACACAGATCGAAACAGAACGGGCTCGGAGCGCTACTATTTGGAGCGGGACTCCTCGCGAGCGCGCTCACACAACGGTGCACGGTGAACAAACTCCTGGGGATCGATACCTGCCCAGCTGAGTAA
- a CDS encoding excinuclease ABC subunit C, translating into MDASTVRERATDLPTEPGVYQFLADEQVLYVGKAVDIRARVRSYADPRSRRIARMVRRADAIDVAVTDTETQALLLEANMIKRHQPRYNVRLKDDKSYPLVQLTDHPVPRIEITRDPDEGATVYGPYTSRSRLETVVKALREIYGLRGCSDHKYANRDRPCLDYEVGICTAPCTGEISEAAYAEDVTAAQRFFEGEIGVLATSLSRSMEQAAESQEFERAANLRDRLETVEAFHGDSGDAVATGDSDGERLLDVLGVAIEGEEATVARLHSDGGQLVDRDRHTLAAPDSGPDQIARVLSAFVPQYYAERELPDALVLPEHLDDEELESWLDTEGVAVRVPGAGREATLVDLALKNARRGTDSRDEVGALAAALDIERPTRIEGFDVSHAQGSQAVGSNVTFVDGSRESSDYRRKRLGGGNDDYANMRSLVEWRASRAIEGRDDRLDPDLLVIDGGEGQLSAAREALDAVGWDVPAIALAKDEELVITPERTYDWSDDALQLHLLQRVRDEAHRFALQYHQTLRDDVSTALDGIDGVGPETRKRLLGRFGSVEGVREASIEELTAVDGIGQKTAETLVEAL; encoded by the coding sequence ATGGACGCGTCCACGGTACGTGAGCGTGCTACGGATCTCCCCACCGAGCCCGGCGTCTACCAGTTCCTCGCCGACGAGCAGGTGCTCTACGTCGGGAAGGCGGTGGACATCCGTGCCCGGGTCCGCTCGTACGCCGACCCCAGAAGTCGGCGGATCGCGCGGATGGTCCGACGAGCCGACGCGATCGACGTTGCGGTAACCGACACCGAAACCCAGGCACTGTTGCTGGAGGCGAACATGATCAAGCGCCACCAGCCCCGGTACAACGTCCGGCTGAAAGACGACAAGTCCTACCCGCTGGTCCAGCTTACCGACCACCCGGTCCCGCGGATCGAGATCACGCGGGATCCGGACGAGGGTGCGACCGTGTATGGCCCGTACACGAGTCGCTCCCGCCTCGAAACAGTCGTCAAAGCACTCCGAGAAATCTACGGACTGCGCGGCTGCTCGGATCACAAGTACGCGAACCGGGACCGTCCCTGTCTCGACTACGAAGTCGGCATCTGTACCGCGCCGTGTACCGGCGAAATAAGCGAGGCGGCGTACGCGGAAGACGTCACCGCGGCACAGCGATTCTTCGAGGGAGAGATCGGCGTCCTCGCGACTTCCCTCAGCCGATCGATGGAGCAGGCCGCGGAGAGTCAGGAGTTCGAGCGGGCGGCCAACCTCCGCGACCGGCTGGAGACCGTCGAGGCGTTCCACGGCGACAGCGGCGATGCCGTCGCCACCGGGGACTCCGACGGCGAACGACTGCTGGACGTGCTTGGTGTCGCCATCGAAGGCGAGGAGGCGACCGTCGCCCGGCTCCACAGCGACGGCGGCCAGCTCGTCGACCGGGACCGTCACACCCTCGCTGCACCCGACAGTGGCCCGGATCAGATCGCCCGGGTCCTATCGGCGTTCGTCCCACAGTACTACGCCGAGCGGGAGCTTCCGGACGCGCTCGTGCTCCCGGAGCATCTCGACGACGAGGAGCTGGAATCGTGGCTCGACACCGAAGGCGTTGCGGTTCGCGTTCCGGGTGCCGGACGGGAAGCGACGCTCGTCGATCTGGCGCTCAAAAACGCCCGTCGCGGCACCGACAGTCGGGACGAGGTCGGAGCCCTCGCGGCGGCGCTGGACATCGAGCGCCCGACACGGATCGAGGGGTTCGACGTGAGTCACGCCCAGGGAAGCCAGGCGGTCGGGAGCAACGTCACGTTCGTCGACGGCTCCCGCGAGAGCAGCGACTACCGCCGCAAGAGACTGGGGGGCGGAAACGACGACTACGCGAATATGCGTTCGCTGGTCGAGTGGCGGGCCAGCCGTGCAATCGAGGGGCGTGACGACAGACTCGATCCAGATTTGCTGGTGATCGATGGCGGCGAGGGCCAGCTCTCGGCGGCACGGGAGGCGCTCGATGCGGTCGGCTGGGACGTTCCAGCGATCGCCCTCGCGAAAGACGAGGAGCTCGTAATAACGCCAGAGCGGACCTACGACTGGTCCGACGATGCCCTACAACTCCATCTCCTCCAGCGCGTCCGTGACGAGGCACATCGGTTCGCCCTCCAGTACCACCAGACGCTGCGGGACGACGTCTCGACGGCGCTCGATGGGATCGATGGGGTCGGCCCGGAGACGCGCAAACGGCTGCTGGGTCGGTTCGGCAGCGTCGAGGGGGTGCGGGAGGCCTCGATCGAGGAGCTCACAGCGGTCGACGGCATCGGCCAGAAGACTGCCGAGACGCTCGTCGAGGCGCTGTAG
- a CDS encoding PQQ-binding-like beta-propeller repeat protein, with protein sequence MTDQEVNIHRRTALRRVGCAALVGTAGCTDRLVDHSDDRPGSERTAGHMDGDWPMEHNDPTNSRAVSVAGPTGDVDVRWTREVDATLTGDPMVANSLVYHSTPESETITAFEAATGDRIATALTGATNGSPLYIAHNVGLVFEANGTGGIVRAIDIETGEEQWQESFSTHIAPMANYANGRFYVGTLFGGELYALDEQNGTVLWTYETADTTPGAPAADGNLVVVTTGELLVGLSTATGERLWSVRLDGEPAADPVLVSGTVLVGDDAGTVHAFDRSGTPKWHRTVSNRAVYSLAVEASTVYAGTTAGVWGLDLDSGEHLVTAHENNAAEGITAAGDRLYIAGGSRVTALSYSSFEPDWTLELDALLRDGPTVLDSGVYVTTRPTGNESVANDVPIPATLHALVEA encoded by the coding sequence ATGACCGACCAGGAAGTGAACATCCACCGGCGCACAGCCTTGCGAAGAGTTGGCTGCGCGGCGCTCGTCGGAACTGCTGGCTGCACGGACCGGCTGGTCGATCACTCCGACGACAGGCCGGGGAGCGAGCGGACGGCCGGGCACATGGACGGCGACTGGCCGATGGAGCACAACGATCCGACGAACAGCCGAGCTGTCTCAGTTGCTGGCCCCACAGGAGACGTCGACGTCCGCTGGACGCGCGAGGTCGACGCGACTCTGACCGGAGACCCAATGGTCGCGAACAGTCTTGTCTACCACAGTACACCGGAGTCCGAGACCATCACGGCGTTTGAGGCGGCGACTGGTGACCGAATCGCCACGGCGCTTACCGGTGCAACCAACGGCAGCCCCCTCTACATCGCCCACAATGTCGGCCTCGTCTTCGAGGCCAACGGGACCGGCGGCATCGTCCGGGCCATCGATATCGAGACTGGCGAAGAGCAGTGGCAGGAGTCGTTTTCGACCCATATTGCTCCGATGGCCAACTACGCAAACGGAAGGTTCTACGTCGGGACGCTCTTCGGCGGCGAGCTGTACGCACTCGACGAGCAAAACGGGACCGTGCTGTGGACGTACGAAACCGCCGATACCACCCCTGGAGCCCCAGCAGCCGACGGTAATCTCGTCGTCGTAACGACCGGTGAGCTTCTCGTAGGACTGTCCACAGCGACGGGGGAACGCCTCTGGAGCGTACGCCTTGATGGGGAACCTGCTGCGGACCCAGTTCTCGTGTCCGGGACGGTACTCGTCGGTGACGACGCAGGAACGGTCCATGCGTTCGACCGGAGCGGCACCCCGAAGTGGCACAGAACAGTCTCGAACCGGGCCGTCTACAGTCTCGCCGTGGAGGCATCTACCGTGTATGCTGGCACCACTGCAGGGGTGTGGGGACTAGATCTCGACTCGGGAGAACACCTCGTGACAGCCCATGAGAACAACGCAGCTGAAGGTATAACAGCAGCCGGTGATCGACTCTACATCGCAGGAGGGTCGCGTGTTACGGCACTATCTTACAGCTCTTTCGAACCCGACTGGACACTAGAACTCGACGCACTACTCAGAGACGGACCGACAGTTCTCGATTCGGGAGTCTACGTAACGACGAGACCAACTGGCAACGAGAGTGTTGCCAACGACGTACCGATTCCAGCGACACTCCACGCACTTGTCGAAGCATGA
- a CDS encoding SPFH domain-containing protein produces the protein MSNSGGDRIQSVHRTHGLRPQTVLIGALALAASAVLLTNFLDLTPLSIVGALLLTLAVVTVASAVEIVNAYEKRALTVFGEYRKLLQPGINFVPPFVSKTYVFDMRTQTIDVPRQEAITRDNSPVTADAVIYIRVMDAKKAFLEVDDYKHAVSNLAQTTLRAVIGDMELDETLNKREKINSRIHDEVDEATDRWGIRVEAVEVREVNPSQDVQRAMEQQTSAERRRRAMILEAQGERRSAVEKAEGDKQSNIIRAQGEKQSQILEAQGDSISTVLRAKSAESMGERAVIDKGMETLEEIGKGESTTFVMPQELTSMIGRYGKHLSGSDVQQGEGSLESLDFDDKTSELLGLDNIEELISEFGTEESSAQAAENIGRDSRAEIDDAELVDELEK, from the coding sequence ATGTCCAACTCAGGGGGAGACAGGATACAGAGCGTGCATAGAACGCACGGTCTTCGGCCACAGACAGTGTTGATTGGCGCGCTGGCGCTGGCAGCGAGTGCCGTGCTTTTGACCAACTTCCTCGATCTAACGCCGCTCTCTATCGTCGGCGCGCTGTTACTGACGCTTGCCGTTGTGACGGTTGCGAGCGCAGTCGAGATCGTCAACGCGTACGAGAAACGTGCACTGACCGTCTTCGGCGAGTACCGGAAACTCCTACAGCCCGGGATCAACTTCGTCCCACCGTTCGTCTCGAAGACGTATGTCTTCGATATGCGAACGCAGACCATCGACGTCCCGCGTCAGGAGGCGATCACCCGTGACAACTCCCCGGTGACCGCCGATGCCGTCATTTATATCCGTGTCATGGACGCCAAGAAGGCGTTCCTGGAGGTCGACGACTACAAGCACGCGGTCTCGAATCTCGCCCAGACGACGCTCCGTGCCGTGATCGGTGATATGGAACTCGACGAGACGCTGAACAAACGCGAGAAGATCAACAGCCGCATCCACGACGAGGTCGACGAAGCGACCGATCGCTGGGGCATTCGGGTCGAAGCGGTCGAGGTCCGTGAGGTCAACCCGAGCCAAGACGTCCAGCGGGCGATGGAACAGCAAACGTCCGCCGAGCGTCGCCGTCGGGCCATGATCTTGGAAGCACAGGGTGAACGCCGAAGTGCGGTCGAAAAGGCCGAAGGTGACAAGCAGTCGAATATCATCCGCGCGCAAGGTGAGAAACAGAGCCAGATCCTCGAAGCACAGGGAGACTCGATTTCGACCGTGCTTCGAGCGAAGTCGGCCGAGTCAATGGGTGAGCGGGCAGTGATCGACAAGGGAATGGAGACGCTCGAAGAAATCGGCAAGGGCGAGTCGACCACCTTCGTCATGCCCCAGGAGCTCACTTCCATGATCGGCCGCTACGGCAAACATCTCTCGGGCAGCGATGTCCAGCAGGGTGAGGGATCGCTCGAAAGTCTGGATTTCGACGACAAGACGTCCGAACTACTTGGTCTCGACAACATCGAAGAGCTGATCAGCGAGTTCGGTACCGAGGAGTCATCAGCGCAGGCGGCCGAGAACATCGGCCGCGACTCACGTGCTGAAATCGATGACGCCGAGCTGGTCGACGAACTAGAAAAATAA
- a CDS encoding heme NO-binding domain-containing protein — MHGIVHKAFKEFVESEIDGIDWDSVADEAGLDPKLYLPVTHYPDNEFTGAATALAELGGRTDASIQQSFGRSLVPSLLDTFKAHIRDDWDAREVILALDSIYEQLDSDDGSTTSATVSTRSDGDEIVLTYRSDHELCTVLRGVVLGIADEYGQTAEIAEPVCLREGDEQCELRVTLD; from the coding sequence ATGCACGGAATCGTTCATAAGGCGTTCAAGGAGTTCGTCGAGAGTGAAATCGACGGTATCGACTGGGATTCGGTTGCCGACGAGGCCGGGCTGGACCCGAAATTGTATCTGCCGGTTACCCATTATCCCGACAACGAGTTCACCGGAGCGGCCACGGCGCTCGCCGAACTGGGTGGCCGAACAGACGCCTCCATCCAGCAGTCGTTCGGCCGGTCGCTGGTGCCGTCCCTGCTCGATACGTTCAAAGCGCACATTCGCGATGACTGGGATGCTCGAGAAGTGATTCTCGCACTGGATTCGATCTACGAACAGCTGGATTCAGACGACGGGTCCACCACGTCGGCGACGGTCTCGACGCGGAGTGATGGAGACGAAATCGTGTTAACGTATCGTTCGGACCACGAACTCTGCACGGTGTTGCGTGGCGTCGTACTCGGTATTGCAGACGAGTACGGTCAAACAGCGGAAATCGCGGAACCAGTCTGTCTACGGGAGGGCGACGAGCAGTGTGAGCTCCGCGTCACACTCGATTGA
- a CDS encoding glucodextranase DOMON-like domain-containing protein has product MSNNNSNLNPDLGRRTVLGGMAGLGALSFTSMPSTAELMDEHGETHASGPDSHHPGHPRFVEVGEQLSNPEDIGGWSFDPRDNLSPRIPDFERDPDNYDADEFEWSIAEKPADSDAELEFEQTHDSAPVPRYSTGDENVAEFVADVPGTYILELDAPDGTHQMTIHAFPEGDGARPKVELDGEYGGGEFTLAANPELAPASRAATDDLEVVFLADDRDALDTDDIETDGHQATVPESALGGETGRVHVAAHDGHARSMLDTIELDQDGSIHYPNRAPEWMEDGVMYQIFPRSWGGERGQTTFDTLINGDEETGARGLDYIEELGVDALWLTPVVPAESVDKLFLNNNLSNFPEDQPPGGGPHGYDTNDYFGIAEDLVPEGKEPVEAYKEFVDACHERDIKVVFDIVINHAGRGHPYFQDTIASQDEERTQALLDANFEYPAINEWDEDSKYFDWWDRVEAAGTVEGLQENPTAEIADPAPTNTGFFGLRVMPNFNYDNVAVREHMLAVADFWSGEVGVDGFRCDIAWGVPNSMWKDIREVVRENNSEYLMLDETIPKDPTMSENAFDMHFDTEGFTGTSHSVASGDTGAESLISTIEDRENQGFPNFSLILNLIENHDEERLLNNTVVNLNDPPEDPSEIPDEEWEYGAKRQRAAWAAGVGLPGVPSIYYGQERQISRWGESRWPASSLDAFDEDNRGRDDAGNIDTAADVREGGKQRAFMNWEEYDEDHLQFYKDVIDTYHELDVLKPAAELRNAYAFTQDTPNMIVFGRDASELDDVDGPESVIVIANFEEDTVSPILRPEVDGTNLVTGENIATNESDTGITVEVDTFAVLETPSLFSLGDMIIELSAERGTDAGPGTYEYPTGDDFDEGVFDLTRFDVHQSKNDFQFAVEVDGDLTNPWGYDHGISHQHLQVYIRDPDADGGSTDAREGVNATFEAPYQYRVVADGEHGVRVEDADGNELATGELTINNANEAMLFEFPRDAIEGNLDQMAIAPLMLGYDSSASGNVRPVEAEAGPEVFGGAENDSAPNVIDMAGDASVEDALGYSDGTLAEIPYSSLVAEFEEIEQFETGTGGEPYGPDQYTYPTGDDFYEGTWDLSEVTIYESPARVQFEFTMAEDIQNNFGLDPVSHQFVQIYINSPEADGPEGVEGRPGTNFNTAVPHHTRVLAHGEGTTDVEDAEGEPVSGDVEYYMTDSDKVAVDFPKSAVDWTDDVSFAAIITPFDGFGEGDIRAINPEPGEYSIGGGDADADDPAAMDLLLPEGESRADVLTYDADTTPEIPLVALGDAEPEPANGEENGEDDEADDDDGLPGFGVAAGAAGVGAGALAAKRLSENSEEEAEE; this is encoded by the coding sequence ATGAGTAACAACAACAGCAATCTCAACCCAGATCTGGGTCGCAGAACAGTTCTCGGCGGGATGGCAGGGCTCGGTGCCCTCTCGTTCACGTCGATGCCATCGACAGCAGAGTTGATGGACGAACACGGCGAAACCCACGCATCCGGGCCCGACTCGCATCATCCGGGCCACCCTCGCTTCGTCGAAGTGGGCGAACAGCTATCCAACCCCGAGGATATCGGTGGCTGGTCATTCGATCCTCGAGACAATCTCTCGCCCCGGATTCCAGACTTCGAGCGAGATCCGGATAACTACGACGCCGATGAGTTCGAGTGGTCGATCGCCGAAAAGCCAGCAGACAGCGACGCCGAACTCGAATTCGAGCAGACACACGATAGCGCACCGGTACCGCGGTACTCGACCGGCGACGAGAACGTCGCCGAGTTCGTCGCCGATGTCCCCGGAACGTACATCCTCGAACTCGACGCGCCGGACGGCACACACCAGATGACGATCCACGCGTTCCCGGAGGGTGACGGTGCTCGCCCGAAAGTCGAACTCGACGGCGAGTACGGCGGCGGCGAGTTCACGCTGGCCGCGAACCCGGAGCTCGCCCCTGCAAGCCGTGCGGCAACCGACGACCTCGAAGTGGTCTTCCTCGCGGACGATCGGGACGCGCTCGATACCGACGATATCGAGACCGACGGTCACCAGGCCACGGTTCCAGAGAGCGCACTCGGTGGAGAGACCGGTCGCGTGCACGTCGCCGCACACGACGGCCACGCCCGGAGTATGCTCGACACGATCGAGCTGGACCAGGACGGCTCGATCCACTATCCGAACCGTGCTCCAGAGTGGATGGAAGACGGCGTTATGTACCAGATCTTCCCCCGCTCGTGGGGCGGAGAGCGCGGACAGACCACGTTCGATACCCTGATCAACGGCGACGAAGAGACCGGAGCACGCGGGCTCGACTACATCGAGGAACTCGGCGTCGACGCGCTCTGGTTGACGCCGGTCGTTCCGGCCGAGAGTGTCGACAAACTGTTCTTGAACAATAACCTCTCTAACTTCCCGGAGGACCAGCCGCCCGGTGGCGGCCCGCACGGCTACGACACGAACGACTACTTCGGCATCGCCGAGGACCTCGTTCCGGAGGGGAAAGAGCCGGTTGAGGCCTACAAGGAGTTCGTCGACGCGTGTCACGAACGGGACATCAAGGTCGTGTTCGACATCGTCATCAACCACGCAGGTCGCGGCCACCCGTACTTCCAGGATACGATCGCGAGCCAGGACGAAGAGCGCACACAGGCGCTGCTCGACGCTAACTTCGAATATCCGGCGATCAACGAGTGGGACGAGGACTCCAAGTACTTCGACTGGTGGGACCGCGTCGAAGCGGCCGGTACCGTCGAGGGGCTCCAGGAGAACCCGACCGCCGAGATCGCCGACCCTGCCCCGACGAATACGGGCTTTTTCGGCCTCCGTGTGATGCCGAACTTCAACTACGACAACGTAGCGGTCCGCGAGCACATGCTCGCAGTCGCTGACTTCTGGTCCGGCGAGGTCGGCGTCGACGGCTTCCGCTGTGACATCGCGTGGGGCGTTCCCAACAGCATGTGGAAAGACATCCGCGAGGTCGTCCGCGAGAACAACAGCGAATACCTGATGCTCGACGAAACGATCCCGAAGGATCCGACGATGTCCGAGAACGCCTTCGACATGCACTTCGATACCGAAGGGTTCACTGGGACATCCCACTCCGTTGCTAGCGGTGATACGGGCGCAGAGTCCCTGATTAGCACAATCGAGGACCGGGAGAATCAGGGTTTCCCGAACTTCTCGCTGATCCTCAACCTGATCGAGAACCACGACGAGGAACGACTGCTCAACAACACGGTCGTCAACCTCAACGATCCGCCCGAGGACCCCTCGGAGATCCCCGACGAGGAGTGGGAGTACGGTGCGAAGCGACAGCGTGCTGCGTGGGCAGCGGGTGTCGGCTTGCCGGGCGTCCCGTCGATCTACTACGGACAGGAACGCCAGATCAGTCGATGGGGCGAGAGCCGCTGGCCAGCCAGTTCGCTCGATGCCTTCGACGAGGACAACCGCGGTCGCGACGATGCGGGCAACATCGACACCGCGGCGGACGTTCGCGAAGGGGGCAAACAGCGCGCCTTCATGAACTGGGAGGAGTACGACGAGGACCATCTCCAGTTCTACAAGGACGTCATCGACACCTACCACGAGCTCGACGTGCTCAAACCGGCAGCCGAGCTCCGGAACGCGTACGCCTTCACCCAGGACACGCCGAATATGATCGTGTTCGGCCGGGACGCGTCCGAACTCGACGACGTAGATGGGCCCGAAAGCGTGATCGTCATCGCCAACTTCGAGGAGGATACCGTCAGTCCGATCCTCCGACCGGAGGTCGACGGCACGAACCTGGTCACCGGTGAGAACATCGCTACCAACGAAAGCGACACCGGGATCACCGTCGAGGTCGATACGTTTGCCGTTCTCGAAACGCCGTCGCTGTTCTCGCTTGGCGACATGATCATCGAACTCAGTGCGGAGCGCGGGACGGACGCCGGGCCGGGCACCTACGAGTACCCGACCGGCGACGACTTCGACGAGGGCGTCTTCGATCTGACGCGCTTTGACGTCCACCAGTCGAAAAACGACTTCCAGTTCGCTGTCGAGGTCGATGGCGACCTGACCAACCCGTGGGGCTACGATCACGGTATCTCCCACCAGCATCTGCAGGTGTACATCCGAGATCCCGACGCCGACGGAGGCTCCACCGACGCTCGCGAGGGCGTCAACGCGACCTTCGAGGCTCCGTACCAGTACCGTGTCGTCGCCGACGGCGAACACGGTGTTCGCGTGGAGGACGCGGACGGGAACGAACTCGCCACTGGCGAACTGACGATCAACAACGCCAACGAGGCGATGCTCTTCGAGTTCCCACGCGACGCCATCGAGGGGAACCTCGACCAGATGGCGATCGCTCCGCTCATGCTGGGCTACGACAGCTCGGCGTCGGGCAACGTCCGACCGGTCGAGGCCGAGGCCGGCCCCGAGGTCTTCGGCGGTGCAGAAAACGATAGCGCGCCGAACGTTATCGACATGGCCGGCGACGCGTCCGTCGAGGACGCTCTCGGGTACTCCGACGGTACCCTCGCGGAGATTCCGTACTCCTCACTGGTCGCCGAGTTCGAGGAGATCGAACAGTTCGAGACCGGTACCGGCGGCGAGCCGTACGGTCCGGATCAGTATACCTACCCGACCGGTGACGACTTCTACGAAGGGACCTGGGACCTCAGCGAGGTGACCATCTACGAGTCACCTGCCCGCGTCCAGTTCGAGTTCACTATGGCCGAGGACATCCAGAACAACTTCGGGCTCGATCCGGTCTCTCATCAGTTCGTCCAGATCTACATCAACTCCCCTGAGGCCGACGGCCCCGAGGGCGTCGAAGGTCGACCCGGGACGAACTTCAACACCGCTGTCCCACACCACACACGTGTGCTCGCACACGGCGAAGGGACGACCGATGTCGAGGATGCAGAGGGCGAACCGGTCTCCGGCGACGTCGAGTACTACATGACCGACTCGGACAAGGTCGCTGTCGACTTCCCGAAAAGCGCCGTCGACTGGACCGACGACGTCTCCTTTGCCGCGATCATTACGCCGTTCGACGGCTTCGGCGAGGGCGACATCCGAGCGATCAATCCAGAACCGGGCGAGTACTCGATCGGCGGCGGCGATGCGGACGCCGACGATCCAGCTGCCATGGATCTGCTCCTACCGGAGGGCGAGAGCCGGGCGGACGTGCTGACGTACGACGCAGATACGACGCCCGAGATTCCGCTTGTCGCGCTCGGTGACGCCGAGCCCGAACCGGCTAACGGCGAAGAGAACGGTGAAGACGACGAAGCGGACGACGACGACGGACTCCCCGGCTTCGGGGTCGCCGCCGGTGCAGCCGGTGTCGGTGCCGGCGCGCTCGCGGCAAAACGCCTCTCGGAGAACTCCGAGGAAGAGGCCGAGGAATAG